In Danio aesculapii chromosome 12, fDanAes4.1, whole genome shotgun sequence, the sequence CTAAGTACactagaaacatccaggcaggtgtcttgaagtaagttagagctaaactatgcaggacatcggccctccaggaccgagtttggacactcctgatCTAGTtggtttagatcaggggtgcccaaactcggccctggtgggctggtgtcctggagagtttagtttcaaccccaattagatatgcctgaaccagctaatcaagctctttctaagaATACTagagcaggtgtgttgaaggaagttggagcaaaactatgcaggacaccggccctttgAGATCAAGTTTGGGCACCACTGGTTTAGATGTttttggagctgaactctgcaggaaggtagaccCCTGTTTTAGACATTACAGTTCACGGATAGACGGCATCAGACACTTTATCAGGTTTTGTCAGGCAGGGTGTTACCCCTGTCTGTGTCTGGTGGCATCTTTTGGACCTCACTTTGCCAATTGAACAAGTCATAGACAATCTGAGAACTGACATCCTGTAATGTGGtgattgtctgtgtttgttttaaggaatagttaatccaaatatgaacatttctttaccatttactcacactcaagtggctcTAAATTTGCATGAATTTCTTCAatagatcttcttttgtgtactcAAACAAGTTTAAAACAATTGCAGTTTAAGTAGCTTTtcccaaagatgcaaattaaacttaTGCACAAAACTTGAATATCGCATGATGTTTCCATCCaattagtcaaagagaacaaaactgttgcttcctgataaactggcaccaattatcaaaaagaaaaatgcagtttgctgcagtaggagaagacACTGTGGGCCTTATTTCTTAGTAATAAACTGTTTGCACCTCAGAACACAAAGCCGaaacaaaatgaacatttccgGCTGATCGGTCCCTTAAAATTGTAAATTGGGCTTATAATGTAACCACAATTCTACTTCATAAAAATGAGgggttttttttgtgttcagtttCCAAAAATATCCTTCAACATTGATAATTAGGTTTTAAGTGCatattagggtgttttcacacttgtTTTTTCAGGACACAAAATGTAGCTTTTTTTAAATTCCCATGATcaattttcttttaaattgtCAATCAAATTAATTTCTAACCTTAATAATGCAAGATGCATCTGCTTCAGTGGAACACGGTCACTAGTAGGCACAAATAACATGCAAAATAAAAGCATCCTTagtttaaacatacattttttttactttagtatAGTAGGATTGTAAAGAATAACCAATTGATAATTAACTGAACCAtttaatgataaaatataatGACTAATATACAACGTCAATAGCGCCATCTCAGATGTGCTGGTGTATGTGGGCATTTATGTAACTGAATACATTTTCTTGCTGTAAatgtgcgattttttttttttttttttttcttttgaaatgtgcataaaatataaaggagagttgaaaaaaatgcattaaagtttACTCATAAATGTCTATGACATGGTAAGAATTATGCTTTTTAGTTACTAGCCCGCTTCATCTGTCTTTTCATACCTCACAAGGACTGCTACCCCAAACAGTGAACTGATGGTACTGCAGAGTTTTTAATAAAACTCATGAGTACTCACTTTTTCCCTCACATCTGCTGTGCATATTTTGGGTGTAAGCTGCATGCACCTCAGAACTAGGACTGTTAATGATCTCCATGGCTAATTGACTATTGATAAGGTGGTCACACCTTTATTATTGAATACTGAACCTGAAGATAAAAACTGCTTTTCCTGACCAATATCTTCTGCAATGAGCTGGTTTGTGTTGCATATACATTGCAGGTCTCAAACTCATTACATTACATCTGTTCTAGTCTTTAAGCACAGTTTTGCCTTCCGTTCTGAAAATGCCTTGTGTTTCTACACAGTGGGTAGTTTGCATGGTAGCTTGTGTGACACATTCTGAAATGTCCTAGTCACCCcacaaataagtaaaaaattctttcttttttctgccgtttttgggGGTAAATCATTTTTTCCACTTTACTGCACCCACTAGCAGTGTTCTTGGTGCTCGCAACCATTGCTGAGGAGACCAGCTAGCTCTGATCTcatatgaaatattttatgtgaatatataatacaaaataataactgAATGTCACTTTCAAATTTACACCAAtgcaagtgtgatttaaaaagaatagCTACAAAAAATATTAGATCCAGCTTACTGGCAAGTGGTGCCATGGTGAACTATTTTTTGGAACAGACCTGCGGGCAATTCATGTGACCCTTGCTATAAAccaagactatagaatacacaagacatgtcactcgtatacttttgaatggggaaaagtgtaatagtcaatatggtgaatgaagccccgccttatagtacaggagccaatcagcgatcgctttAGAATGACAaatctccgggggaggggctcaggCCAGATGTGGGTTTCTACAGATTTTGTGATTCGAGCATTTAGAAATGAAAGTACGTGGACAATTGCTATtgaattttattggttattcgtaatatgaaatgcaattataagcttggcaagtagttttggagaatttgatgtttccccattcagacagaatgcccaagcatactgcccgaggggcgtttcaaagatggccgcagagtgaaatgacttgccttaaagggactttgtataAACATTAGTATCCATTTTATGAATCATGAAGGATGATGGTTTtagctaaaaatctttttttatgttCTACTGCAGATAAAAAGTCAGCAAACACATTGGACGGCCTGAAGGTAAATTGACTGCAAACAGCAATTTTTGTctctttatcaaatatttaacCTTTTGACATTCTAAAATGATCCTGAATGAAAGAGGCATTCAAGCCAAGTGTTTTGTCTTCTTACCTCAGAGTCCCAGACATCATGGCCAACCTCGGGGAGAAAGGAATAACCTCCAGACCTCTTTGGCTGGGGCAGGACCTGCACCTCCTCGGCATCACAGCCTCGTCTGCGTTTTCTGTTGACAAAGACCATCACCTTTGAGTGTGTTCATTCGGCATGCAACGTCCAGACACAAATTTTGCCATTTCTCAAGCAATGGTGGCACTGCAGACTTGATTGCAACCATTAGTCATCAATGTGTCCACTGCAGGATTATGACTcagatttaagaattttaaaaaaataccatCAAGACGAGAGCTGATACTGGATAACAGCACAGACTCATTTAACCAATATAGCTGCTAGTCAAGAGGATCAGCCTGCTAAAAGAACACCTAAAAATAACCAGCAGGCAATGAAGTACTACGCTAAATCTGCAAGCACTGACAATAACAAGCCACTATGTCTATATCTGTTACATAAATGCAACATAAAACATACGTGCATACACAATAATGTTACCTGCTTTCTGTCAGCATGTCGGATCTGTGCATTTGACAGCCAAATAAGGGCACACACAGCACCACTCCGTATCGATGACCAGAACACCGGCTTCCTTTCAGCAAAATGAAGGGATTTGCCAAGATTTTCCCCTAATGATGAGCGAATGACAAATATAATTCAGTGTGAGGAGCTGCAGACACGCTTGCATTGCAGTGCAGGTATCCAGAAAGCATAATATTAACGTCTATTAATTCAGGCCTGCAAATATCATCAGGTAAGGTTAATATTTATTCGTAAAATAAACTTATATGTTATATTCATACTAGAAAAGTGATCTGTTTAGCATAGTAGCGATAATGACACCGAACGAAATGGCAACCATATTATCGCTGTTATATTAATGTGAACGACTTGTATTTCTTTCTGACAGGAGACAAAATGGCACATTTACACAAACCCCAGTGTGATATTAATGTTGCCAAGCAAAAACAGTGCGTCGAAAATGTCAAACAGAAAGACAGATAGCACAATGCTATGTGTGTAGTTCACTTTACTTCCTCCTAGCGATCAACTGTTCCCACTACAGAACATGCGAAGTGATTTAAACGGAATAAATGGGGTTTGTGAAGAGACGAAGGGTCTGTGGTGTACTCTACCTCTGTCTGTTCACAGATGGAGCTTGAGTTCAGGCATTTTCTGAAGTTACAACGTCTCCATCTCGCCGGATCTcgttctctctccctctctttctcgcTCACTCGCGCTTCCATCTGTTGCTGTCATAATGACGTAACGTGCGTGGCGTTGCGCGAGGAGTGGCGTACCATTTGCACGTAgcgttttatttttaatcttcagACTGACTTGTAATGGACAGGAAGAAAGAGTCATTCTTAATCAACAACATCCTTATGTTGGAAAATTTTTACATACACTAAATATTTGAAGAGAAAATCAATGTTTGATTGTTGATCAATGATTCTTTCTTATATGAAAGCCCTGAAGGTAATGAAAACAAAAGTGCAATTAATCTTCTGActtttatataaatatgaaaactacatgaaaaaaatacataaaataataaatacacaatagaaaaaaaacataatattattatattatttttagttatataaaaaaaaaaccaatagtAATACCTTTAAAAGTATTACAGTTTAAAAATACTATTGCATGGTGAAGTGAGGGACATTTTAGCCcttagaaaatgtaaatattaatgtaactttattttaaacacattttaaaagaatagtaGGAATAACCCTTATCtttttgtaacattatttttgtttacattattattatttaagtaattTGTTGCTTTTTTGCACCTATTCTTCTATTGTAATGTGAAGATATACTGATAATGCCAAGGTGTTGCACATTactatatgtttaataaaaaaaacctttagacttttatattaaatactacaTTTAAGGTTATTTGGATTGTACAAATCATTCCTTAATTTGTAATTGTATCATCAATTTTTTTCAGGTTTGACATCAATCTATGGTCCATCCCAATGAGTCACTGAGAGGAATTTATTTCCAGATCTTTAACGGGCCCGTAGCCGgccttttaaaagtttttttttttttctcaaaaagtggacctttttgcagttatctGTCTCATTTTCGatttaattatgaggttcaaatactgcattttagtgacattttaagcactaatttgtgctggattagcttgtcggatggttatcattacTACACTTTTTAATGCAACAAAGATACTTCCTACATTTTTATCAAAGTGCTTATGCTTACAAAACAGCATGCTTATTTACAAaagtgcatttaaactgtaagttattgcagttttagaaataatgtaatgagattagaattttagaattttttagaaaaaatacttatttttttaaatgctaatttattgtcattcatcataaaaaacaaacaaacaaaaaaaaaaaccaattaggaatctgttaaaactaaataaaaagcatATAGGCAAATAACCAAcgggccagctcatttcctcagtcagaatttgtccattgaAAATAATAAGAATTAAATTAGTCTTAAAGCCCTCTTcttttggttattttcacaacttatgatggcatactgtcaaagaTTAGACAAATGAATTCATATAGGGGTCAAATTCTGGACTTTTTCTGTAGGAGGGTGGGTCACCGAGCCCCACTGGGCTGGCTATGGGCAGTTTGacattattttaaatcaaaatgcatatgttattatgttatgttattattcattattatagaTATAACTTTTTAATGTACAACGAGTAAGAGTCGTATCTGTCGTGattaaatattgtgcaatttATTTTGCTGGAACGATGTGGTTATGTGGTTACGCGTGCAGTACTTTCACACAGGCATTGATAAAGACTGCTAAACGGGTCTTTCGTGACTCAAAATAATCCAGCATGTCCTCTAGCGGTTAGTGGGATCGCTAGTTAACTGCGCCTGTTCCATGGCAACAAACGGCAAGTTTCACATGCGGGAAAACGAGCTGGCAAAAATATGATACTGATTTTTTTGTGGCCGGTTTATATGTAGCTAGTTGAAATAGCTTTAATAATGACTTCAAATATACCAGCGAGAAGACTTTTCCCTATTCCATAAAAAATATGgcagtataattataaaatatgagCACAGGTTGCTGGGTAAATAGCACATCTAAATATTTGACTGACACCTTGTTTTATTTGAGTATTCCATGCTCCATTTGTTGATTTTAAGGTCTCTTTAAATAGAAAGTGCAGTTAATCATGGATTCAATCCCCCTTAGGATTTCTACAGTACTGCCACTGTAACCTTACTAGTGAAAATAGTTTTCTCACACTTTAGTACTATTCTTAATGCTCGTATTTACATTAGGACTCCAGTATACTATACTATAAGGTTTGTACAAAATGGATACTTCCAGCTATAAAGGTAAGAATTAACTTTCTCCTTCTCATTTCTCTTCAAATGCTTAAACATTGTGCTTATGATATACAAGACACAGTTCAAAGCACATGagtatgtgtaaatgtatatgtcTGTTAAAAGTGTGAAACCTTTCCTTACCCAAAGTTTTAgcataaattcatattttaataggaagctgtacaatattatatttgtggatatacattacattagtcagtactgaagccaaatctggagcttatctaacaaaataacttatgataacagtccaaaaactagtacagccaaatttatatgttatagaaaaataagaaatgcaaattaaaaaaaattaattgtattgtctttcaatttctgaatatgtttggagCCTAAAATatgatgttaataaatatatctgtttcataaatctgttttgtttaaatgcactaaaatacattgcctatattcactgagtaatggatgaaaatattcattttcaaaatggggtgtgctcaGTAATGCTGAGCACTCTACGTAATTTGTTGCTTGTTTACACCAGTAATGTGAAGATGTACTGATAATGGCAAGTTGTTGTACATTActatatgttaataaaaaatctatatacttttaaattaaataatatatttgaggTCATTTGGATTGTACAAATCATTCCTTAATTTTGTAtcttcaattttattttttaagtttgacGCCAATATGTAGGCCTTCCCAACGGGTCACTGAGAGGAATTTACTTCCGGAACTTTGACATTAGAAACATTATAACAGATGATACAGTTATATATAAAAACTTACCATAGAccaatgtatttataaatataaattggaaAAAATCTTGCCGTTCTGTGAAGtctattgtttaaataataaagtattagAAGTTCCATTTAAAACGTTACACTGTATATATCCAGTTAAAGAGGTTTTAGAGAGATTTAATTTGGATATTAAGGAATATAATATGCAAAACTTTATGTCTGTGAAAAGTGTGAAACatttgctcacctaatgtttagtATGACAATAACTTGTGGTGAAGTGTGTGAAAAGATCTGCAGTGGACAACACTCAAGTTCGCACTGGTCATGGAATTTTCTGGAATTTTAAATGCTCTATTCCAGATATTGAAAGTCAgtgaatcttattttattttattttttcaagtcaTGGAATgactatatttattaaaatgggcgacgcggtggtgcagagtgtagcacgatcgcctcacagcaagaatgttgctggttcgagactcggctgggtcggttggcatttttgtgtggagtttgtgtgttggcgggggttttctctgggtgctccggtttcccccacaagtccaaatacatgtgctatacatgaattgggtatgctaaaattgaccgtagtgtatgtgtgtgaatgagtgtgtatggatgtttcccaatgatgggttgcagctggaagggcatccactgcgtaaaacatatgctggataagttggaggtttattccgctgtggcgaccccagattaataaagggactaagccgaaaagaaaatgtattaatgaatttattaaaatgtatttttacaataatgttttttaattgtgttttttttccatatattttGCTTATTGTTATGGTTTGTCTTTTTCATGCCAGTTTTTTCCTTTCCTGCCTGTCAACTGGCAATCAAATATATTACaccaatattaaacaaaaatgtaatttttacaatATCAAACAGCAGATTTTGCCAAAAATTAATGTAGTGAATTAAACCGGAAGTCTTGACACATTTGAGTTATAATGGCTGCACTGTTCTTACATGAAAAATAAGCTGGATAGGTCAGGGAATTTAGCATTTTAGGCAATGAAAAGTCATTTAGTTTAGAGTGGAAACTTTATGGCCTTTAtgtggtacggtacagtatggtacggatcacctttatcaggcttgcctttccactgccaaaagggtaccaatggtgggcgtggtgtatgacagaaagtttcagtcgtcGTCATTTCCGCTCGAGGACatagtaaagtaaaaagtaaagctgtacaggtcattcacatatatgagaagcacttttcacaaaacagatgatttatacaaataaatacttctgtataattgttcattactaatctttctatgaacatgatttgattataactgcagatcaagcgaaatagcctactgtaacatctgcaattatataaaataaataagtgaagtttaattttaaactaatttcgagaggagcatgtgctcatgattgacccagctggtccacattagctaatcatggtcctccaatcaaaggatcccaagtcactatatatatcctcatttcctctctacaactatcttcctctggaagaaaccctcctcctccctttcttccacctttatccagaatgggtggcacggtggcccagtgactagcactgttgcctcacagcaagaataccaatggcgttgggtcttcactgggccatctggtatttctgtgcagagtttgcatgttctccccgtgtccgtgtgggtttcccccgggttacCCGATTTCCTTGCACCatccaaatatgctctatattatagataaaataagcctaaatcttttttctaatatcttactctcaggaagttcaccttggcctcagcagcaggggagtttcagattgacctgagctcaatctcccctcgccctgtgaaaggagggagccctgggctcgaggatcccttgagctcagggctctttcccgggacagcacgccaaacaagctatgtataaatcatgagctaagtgtgaactcttgaaatgcagcATATATGGACACATACAGCCCCTCACAGTCTCCGATATGtcaccaattacagaaaaactacacacaacttacatttagtccttatttgggttcaaaaacaacatgaaatatagcccacagtcagtgcaaacctctcatctgtgtctgcaatcttgcacatgtaacctcttgttagagagtatttctgtcattccgagttcataatagtccaaaaggtgatggtAATAGTTAAAcctggcagtttgttcatgttttaggttgctgaataAATCATTTGCCCCTTTGTTTTTGCCAGCTTGCATGTCTTGCTCCgcattttggtacccttttgttgtgcaaGGTACCCTTTCGAAGGGGtatccaaaaagtggtacggtacagtttgctttttggtactttttgacagtgaaaacagccataaaagcttatcgtaccgtaccactcagtggaaacgggtcattAAACACTGAAGCAATTATAGAAGATGTATAGCTAGTCAAAGCAGAATACTGAAAAGAACTCGTAACAGCTCATTTATATGACATTATTAAAGTGTGTGGTAGTTACAAGCAAATCACTGACCTTGATTTCAACCCTATTCATGCAATTCTGATTCTTTTCCCTTACAGAACAATGTCCGTATTGTGGAAAGCCCTTCAAGAGGCTGAAAACTCACATTCCTCATTGCAAAATGGCACCAGCTGCTCAATCCCAAAAAAGCATTCAAGCACCCAAAGAACTGATTGCAACCACTTCTAGACAGAAGATCCCTAAAAAGTCAGCAGCGGCAGAGACAATTGTGATCTTTAATGAGACGCAACCCTCTAAAAGCAGGAGGAAAGGAGATCTTCACAATGCAGAAAGTCCTCTCTCGTCTACTAAGGTCAAAGTCTCATCATCTGAAACTCTGGACACGGAGAGGCCTAAAAGCAAATGGCTGGCTAAAAGACAGAAGGAACTTGAGAGATTACAGCTGTTAGTGCCAGACTCACAGAAGCAAAGCAAACCAACCTCATTATCAGAGCATGCAGGAGATAAAAGCTTTTGTGAGATCTCCAAAGGACCAGATCAGGGAACGTCTCAAACTAATGGAAAAAGTACTAGAGGCAAAAAGAAGCTAAAGACGGCGCAATTATCAGAGCAGCTGTCCATCACCAAGGGTAAAATCAATAGTGCTGGGTCTGTGCCAGCCATTTTGAAAACCTCTAATCTTCCACGTGAGTGCAGTGTGGAGTATGAAAATCCAAAACTAAAAACAAGAGTAAATTTCTTGGAGAAGATTGAAAGATGCGCAAACAGCCAGAATAAAGATTTTGATCTAATATCAGGAGCAAGAGAGCATAAAGCCCTTACGATTTCTACATCTAAAACTTCAGTGTGGGACCACATCAGTTACAGTTTGTATTACAAGAGGTCTTTTAATCTGTTTGTGCCTTATCCTGTTCTTGAAACATCCAAagattctgctgtggagaccaaAGAGATTCCTACCCTGCAACAATCAAAGAAGCTTGACACAGCAGTATTCAAGGTTTCCGTTGCACCCTCACCTATTTCATCTGAAACCTCCATTCGACAACCTGCAGAAGACACTCTTAACTCAAGACTGCAAGGTGTCAGAAGTTTATCATGGGCTCCTGAGATAAAGACTGATTGTAGCAGAATACAGTTCTCCACAGTGCCTTTAGGCTGCTGCGCTAATGAAGATATTTGGATGAAGGATCAGCTTTCTGGGCCATCCACCTCATGCAAAGGTATTGCATTAGTCATGTGATGTTTAGTTATGAACAGACTATAGGTGCGTTCACAGCTGCAGCCCGTGATCAACGAAATTTGCCAAGCCCAGGCAAcagcggagttgaaaacggagcaaAGTTTGCAGAATTTTGTGGtgaagtctagatcggatacgcagccggccggaagtgcgaaatgcacattaatatagcagcattttttataacactgtataacaataattaatattttcacagtactgtgatggttgggtttaggattggggtgaGTAGGCGttcaaaatacaatttattgggtaagttaatacagtgtttcccaaccctgttcctggaggcacaccaacaatacatattttgtatgtctcccttatctgacccattcgtgtcaggttttggggtcttttctaatgttctgctgaattgattcaggtgtgtttgattagggagaggttgaaaatgtgtactgttggtgtgccttcaggaacagggttgggaaacactgagttaatagataacataaataatacttggtacaactactgttttttaaCATTACTGTGACATTTGGGTTTAGCATTGGGGTAGGAgtagaagttaataaaatacaattaataggaaatttaataaatattataaatattctcgttaacttccagccacaatcatatccgatctagcaacaaccgaatTTTGTCTCATTTACGTCTTCctcatttggtgtgaacccagccatgttggtcaatcagaaaggagaaaacagtgtGCACTCTGACGTCATGAGGCGAAAACCTGATAAAGCTGCGGATACGCACCTCAATATCGcttcatttttgtgacactgtataacaataatttatattttaacagtactgtgactgttggggtaggggtagatgttaaaaatacagtttattgggtaatttaatagatgacATGAATAATACTCGgcacaactactgtttttacattactgtgatggttgggtttagggttgaggtgggggtagacgttaatgaaatacaattaatgggaaattttataaataattctcgaTGACTTCTGGCCACAGTcttatctgatctagcaacaatcgTTGTATCGTCCACATGACCATACTGTACCTGGAGTTTCAGAAAACTGTCAGAGTTTTAAGAAGGTTTTGGTTTCAGTCACCCAATATGGCGTTTTTATGTAGACAAACAGCAAAACCATgaagaaaaaaatgcagttttgaaaatgcacatgtttgtgtggacagggcTTCATACGAGCTGTATGGAGAATTCAGAAACCTATGGTAGTAGTGACACCGGTGGCCAataagtgaactgcagccagcagATTATTATTTGTGCCCTGATATCCTCACAGTAAACTTCTGCTTTATTCCTCCTAttaatattcattctttcttgTGCATCTCTATAATTTCACACATAGAAGACATCCACAAGTTAAATGAGCTAAAaggatattttttaaaataataaaccatGTCTTTGTTCATATAGTGCCTCTTGTTCAGCGGAAATTTGGAGATGTCCGATTGAATGAACTTGGTTTATGGCTTGGCGCCCGAGCTCCTGTGTCACCCGGAGAAATTGTGAACATGTTTAAGCGAGGTTTGTTCATTATCCAACATAATCCAAAATGacatttcatttgatttaattGAAATGTTTCCTTCTGCGGTCAGGTTGGCAGTGGTACTACAGGAAGTATATAGATGTTCGTAGAGGAGGAGTTGGAGGAATATCAATGCTTTTGACCGGATACTGTGTCCTGTGTTACGTATGGAACTACGCACATTTAAGTAGGTC encodes:
- the si:dkey-21c1.1 gene encoding protein FAM104A; this encodes MEARVSEKERERERDPARWRRCNFRKCLNSSSICEQTEGKILANPFILLKGSRCSGHRYGVVLCVPLFGCQMHRSDMLTESRKRRRGCDAEEVQVLPQPKRSGGYSFLPEVGHDVWDSESSSSDSSGISSPEQMAGATSSIQKPDQRGLSPGIAAEEPAVSLSQNISYDYINRILREAHFSSLQTRGQQAPT
- the si:dkey-21c1.4 gene encoding uncharacterized protein C17orf80 homolog isoform X1 → MDTSSYKEQCPYCGKPFKRLKTHIPHCKMAPAAQSQKSIQAPKELIATTSRQKIPKKSAAAETIVIFNETQPSKSRRKGDLHNAESPLSSTKVKVSSSETLDTERPKSKWLAKRQKELERLQLLVPDSQKQSKPTSLSEHAGDKSFCEISKGPDQGTSQTNGKSTRGKKKLKTAQLSEQLSITKGKINSAGSVPAILKTSNLPRECSVEYENPKLKTRVNFLEKIERCANSQNKDFDLISGAREHKALTISTSKTSVWDHISYSLYYKRSFNLFVPYPVLETSKDSAVETKEIPTLQQSKKLDTAVFKVSVAPSPISSETSIRQPAEDTLNSRLQGVRSLSWAPEIKTDCSRIQFSTVPLGCCANEDIWMKDQLSGPSTSCKVPLVQRKFGDVRLNELGLWLGARAPVSPGEIVNMFKRGWQWYYRKYIDVRRGGVGGISMLLTGYCVLCYVWNYAHLKKDRWRKYH
- the si:dkey-21c1.4 gene encoding uncharacterized protein si:dkey-21c1.4 isoform X2 translates to MAPAAQSQKSIQAPKELIATTSRQKIPKKSAAAETIVIFNETQPSKSRRKGDLHNAESPLSSTKVKVSSSETLDTERPKSKWLAKRQKELERLQLLVPDSQKQSKPTSLSEHAGDKSFCEISKGPDQGTSQTNGKSTRGKKKLKTAQLSEQLSITKGKINSAGSVPAILKTSNLPRECSVEYENPKLKTRVNFLEKIERCANSQNKDFDLISGAREHKALTISTSKTSVWDHISYSLYYKRSFNLFVPYPVLETSKDSAVETKEIPTLQQSKKLDTAVFKVSVAPSPISSETSIRQPAEDTLNSRLQGVRSLSWAPEIKTDCSRIQFSTVPLGCCANEDIWMKDQLSGPSTSCKVPLVQRKFGDVRLNELGLWLGARAPVSPGEIVNMFKRGWQWYYRKYIDVRRGGVGGISMLLTGYCVLCYVWNYAHLKKDRWRKYH